The following are from one region of the Epinephelus fuscoguttatus linkage group LG11, E.fuscoguttatus.final_Chr_v1 genome:
- the LOC125896720 gene encoding muscarinic acetylcholine receptor M5-like, translated as MDVDPPNSTFTNASQVAPFNVWEVITIATVSAIVSLITIVGNVLVLLSFKVNSQLKTVNNYYLLSLAFADLIIGVLSMNLYTTYILMGYWSLGNLACDLWLAVDYVASNASVMNLLVISFDRYFSITRPLTYRAKRTPKRAAIMIGLAWLVSFVLWAPPILCWQYFVGERNVPPDQCQIQFLTEPVITFGTAIAAFYIPVSVMTILYCRIYKETQKRTKDLAELQGLATENVLEGTKPQKTIIHSCFHFTRERRDRSQASWSSSNQSNATKTTTRSDEAWVKADQITSFNSYSSSEEEEQHVSIETPQGSFKEQGSGENNKNGQVNDYTEDLYFSTPKKKSSKKRISYKFKPGSKGKNGKPTTATPCLPEAEPPAKNTSPSSSTTSKPIDPVLKNQITKRKRMVLVKEKKAAQTLSAILLAFILTWTPYNIMVLISTFCAECIPTSLWHLGYWLCYVNSTINPMCYALCNKTFQKTFRMLLLCQWRRRRRGEDKLYWCGQNPNVNNKMT; from the coding sequence ATGGATGTAGATCCTCCAAACAGCACTTTTACCAACGCATCACAGGTGGCTCCCTTCAATGTCTGGGAGGTCATAACCATCGCTACAGTGTCAGCCATTGTCAGCTTGATAACTATCGTGGGTAACGTGCTGGTGCTGCTGTCTTTCAAAGTCAACAGCCAGCTGAAGACTGTTAACAACTACTACCTGCTGAGTTTGGCGTTCGCTGACCTCATCATCGGAGTGTTGTCCATGAACTTATACACCACGTACATCCTGATGGGTTACTGGTCCTTGGGGAACCTCGCATGTGATCTCTGGCTGGCAGTGGATTATGTAGCCAGCAATGCCTCAGTTATGAACTTACTCGTCATCAGCTTCGACAGGTACTTCTCCATCACGAGGCCGCTGACATACAGAGCTAAAAGGACTCCAAAGAGAGCTGCCATCATGATCGGCCTCGCTTGGCTGGTGTCTTTTGTCCTCTGGGCGCCACCCATTCTGTGCTGGCAGTACTTTGTAGGGGAGAGAAACGTGCCTCCTGACCAGTGCCAGATTCAGTTTTTAACAGAGCCTGTGATCACATTCGGCACAGCCATTGCTGCTTTCTACATCCCTGTCTCCGTTATGACCATCCTTTACTGTAGGATCTACAAGGAGACGCAGAAACGGACCAAAGATCTGGCAGAGCTGCAAGGGCTCGCGACAGAGAATGTTCTTGAGGGGACTAAACCACAGAAAACGATCATTCATTCTTGCTTTCATTTcaccagagagaggagggaccGCAGTCAGGCCTCCTGGTCCTCATCTAATCAAAGTAATGCCACTAAAACTACCACTAGATCAGACGAGGCATGGGTGAAGGCAGATCAGATCACTTCCTTTAACAGCTACTCCTCGtctgaagaggaggagcagcatGTTTCAATAGAAACTCCACAAGGATCTTTCAAAGAGCAAGGCAGTGGAGAAAATAACAAGAACGGGCAGGTGAATGATTACACAGAAGATCTGTATTTTTCCACTCCTAAGAAGAAAAGCAGTAAAAAACGCATCTCTTATAAATTCAAACCTGGCTCAAAGGGTAAAAACGGCAAACCTACAACTGCCACGCCCTGCCTGCCTGAAGCAGAGCCGCCCGCCAAAAAcacctccccttcctcctccaccacctccaaaCCCATCGACCCCGTCCTGAAGAACCAGATTAccaagaggaagaggatggtGCTGGTGAAGGAGAAGAAGGCAGCCCAGACTCTCAGCGCCATCCTCCTGGCCTTCATCCTCACATGGACGCCGTACAACATCATGGTGCTCATCTCCACCTTCTGTGCCGAGTGCATCCCCACGTCCCTGTGGCACCTGGGCTACTGGCTGTGCTACGTCAACAGCACCATCAACCCCATGTGCTACGCCCTCTGCAACAAGACCTTTCAGAAGACCTTCCGcatgctgctgctctgccagtggaggaggaggaggagaggcgaAGACAAGCTGTACTGGTGTGGACAAAACCCAAACgtcaacaataaaatgacttGA